The following proteins come from a genomic window of Falco rusticolus isolate bFalRus1 chromosome 9, bFalRus1.pri, whole genome shotgun sequence:
- the ANXA7 gene encoding annexin A7 isoform X2 — translation MSYPGYPPSGGYPAFPGYPPTGQESVYPPAGQYSYPAVPGGYPPAGGGTYPAAPPSAGYPGAAGYPAPGGYPAPGGYPGAPQTGGMPPYPGAPTGPGFGVPPVGPGFGGYPQPPAQSYAGGGPAQIPGYPGGQAPSPMPGLPAAMAQGTQGTIQAAPNFDDRRDAEILRKAMKGFGTDEQAIINVVANRSNDQRQKIKAAFKTMYGKDLIKDLKSELSGNVEELILALFMPTTYYDAWSLRHAMKGAGTQEKVLIEILCTRTNQEIREIVKCYKSEFGRDIEQDIRADTSGHFERLLVSMCQGNRDETQTVDYQKAQEDAQRLYQAGEGKLGTDESCFNMVLASRSFPQLKATVEAYSRIANRDLLSSIDREFSGNVERGLKTILQCALNRPAFFAERLYYSMKGAGTDDSTLIRIIVTRSEIDLVQIKQMFTQMYQKTLATMIASDTSGDYRRLLLAIVGQ, via the exons ATGTCATACCCGGGTTATCCCCCTTCTGGCGGCTACCCTGCTTTCCCTGGTTACCCT CCGACAGGACAAGAGTCTGTCTATCCGCCAGCTGGTCAATATTCCTATCCCGCTGTTCCTGGAGGATACCCTCCAGCAGGAGGAGGGACCTATCCTGCAGCACCACCAAGTGCTGGGTATCCAGGGGCAGCAGGATATCCTGCCCCAGGGGGATaccctgccccggggggctACCCTGGAGCTCCCCAGACTGGAGGAATGCCACCTTATCCTGGAG CTCCTACAGGCCCTGGCTTTGGTGTGCCTCCCGTGGGCCCCGGCTTTGGCGGCTATCCACAGCCGCCTGCCCAGAGCTATGCTGGAGGTGGACCCGCACAAATTCCAG GGTATCCTGGTGGACAAGCACCATCACCAATGCCTGGTCTG CCTGCAGCAATGGCTCAGGGTACCCAGGGCACAATTCAGGCTGCTCCAAACTTTGATGATAGAAGGGACGCAGAAATCCTACGCAAAGCTATGAAGGGGTTTG GAACTGATGAGCAGGCTATCATAAATGTGGTTGCTAACCGCTCCAATGATCAAAGGCAAAAAATCAAGGCAGCTTTCAAGACTATGTATGGCAAG GATTTAATTAAAGATCTGAAGTCTGAGTTAAGTGGAAATGTAGAAGAACTGATTCTAGCACTCTTCATGCCTACCACCTACTACGATGCCTGGAGTTTACGTCATGCAATGAAG GGAGCAGGCACTCAGGAGAAAGTGCTGATTGAGATCCTCTGCACAAGGACAAACCAGGAAATACGAGAAATAGTGAAATGCTATAAATCAGAATTTGGGAGGGACATCGAACAAGACATCAGAGCAGACACTTCAGGACACTTTGAACGATTACTTGTATCTATGTGCCAA GGTAATCGGGATGAGACTCAAACTGTGGATTATCAAAAAGCTCAGGAAGATGCTCAGCGTCTGTACcaagcaggggaaggaaaacttGGGACTGACGAATCTTGTTTCAATATGGTTCTGGCAAGCAGAAGCTTTCCCCAACTGAAAGCAACAGTTGAGGCATACTCCAGG ATTGCTAATCGTGATTTATTAAGCAGCATTGACCGAGAGTTTTCTGGAAACGTGGAACGTGGTTTGAAGACTATTT TGCAATGTGCTTTAAATCGCCCAGCCTTTTTTGCAGAAAGACTCTACTATTCTATGAAAGGAGCTGGCACAGATGATTCTACCCTCATCAGAATCATAGTCACTCGGAGCGAG ATTGACCTTGTGCAAATTAAACAGATGTTCACGCAGATGTACCAGAAGACTCTGGCTACTATGATAGCAAGCGACACAAGCGGCGATTACCGGCGCTTGCTGCTGGCTATTGTTGGTCAATAG
- the ANXA7 gene encoding annexin A7 isoform X1, translating to MSYPGYPPSGGYPAFPGYPPTGQESVYPPAGQYSYPAVPGGYPPAGGGTYPAAPPSAGYPGAAGYPAPGGYPAPGGYPGAPQTGGMPPYPGAPTGPGFGVPPVGPGFGGYPQPPAQSYAGGGPAQIPVGYPGGQAPSPMPGLPAAMAQGTQGTIQAAPNFDDRRDAEILRKAMKGFGTDEQAIINVVANRSNDQRQKIKAAFKTMYGKDLIKDLKSELSGNVEELILALFMPTTYYDAWSLRHAMKGAGTQEKVLIEILCTRTNQEIREIVKCYKSEFGRDIEQDIRADTSGHFERLLVSMCQGNRDETQTVDYQKAQEDAQRLYQAGEGKLGTDESCFNMVLASRSFPQLKATVEAYSRIANRDLLSSIDREFSGNVERGLKTILQCALNRPAFFAERLYYSMKGAGTDDSTLIRIIVTRSEIDLVQIKQMFTQMYQKTLATMIASDTSGDYRRLLLAIVGQ from the exons ATGTCATACCCGGGTTATCCCCCTTCTGGCGGCTACCCTGCTTTCCCTGGTTACCCT CCGACAGGACAAGAGTCTGTCTATCCGCCAGCTGGTCAATATTCCTATCCCGCTGTTCCTGGAGGATACCCTCCAGCAGGAGGAGGGACCTATCCTGCAGCACCACCAAGTGCTGGGTATCCAGGGGCAGCAGGATATCCTGCCCCAGGGGGATaccctgccccggggggctACCCTGGAGCTCCCCAGACTGGAGGAATGCCACCTTATCCTGGAG CTCCTACAGGCCCTGGCTTTGGTGTGCCTCCCGTGGGCCCCGGCTTTGGCGGCTATCCACAGCCGCCTGCCCAGAGCTATGCTGGAGGTGGACCCGCACAAATTCCAG TAGGGTATCCTGGTGGACAAGCACCATCACCAATGCCTGGTCTG CCTGCAGCAATGGCTCAGGGTACCCAGGGCACAATTCAGGCTGCTCCAAACTTTGATGATAGAAGGGACGCAGAAATCCTACGCAAAGCTATGAAGGGGTTTG GAACTGATGAGCAGGCTATCATAAATGTGGTTGCTAACCGCTCCAATGATCAAAGGCAAAAAATCAAGGCAGCTTTCAAGACTATGTATGGCAAG GATTTAATTAAAGATCTGAAGTCTGAGTTAAGTGGAAATGTAGAAGAACTGATTCTAGCACTCTTCATGCCTACCACCTACTACGATGCCTGGAGTTTACGTCATGCAATGAAG GGAGCAGGCACTCAGGAGAAAGTGCTGATTGAGATCCTCTGCACAAGGACAAACCAGGAAATACGAGAAATAGTGAAATGCTATAAATCAGAATTTGGGAGGGACATCGAACAAGACATCAGAGCAGACACTTCAGGACACTTTGAACGATTACTTGTATCTATGTGCCAA GGTAATCGGGATGAGACTCAAACTGTGGATTATCAAAAAGCTCAGGAAGATGCTCAGCGTCTGTACcaagcaggggaaggaaaacttGGGACTGACGAATCTTGTTTCAATATGGTTCTGGCAAGCAGAAGCTTTCCCCAACTGAAAGCAACAGTTGAGGCATACTCCAGG ATTGCTAATCGTGATTTATTAAGCAGCATTGACCGAGAGTTTTCTGGAAACGTGGAACGTGGTTTGAAGACTATTT TGCAATGTGCTTTAAATCGCCCAGCCTTTTTTGCAGAAAGACTCTACTATTCTATGAAAGGAGCTGGCACAGATGATTCTACCCTCATCAGAATCATAGTCACTCGGAGCGAG ATTGACCTTGTGCAAATTAAACAGATGTTCACGCAGATGTACCAGAAGACTCTGGCTACTATGATAGCAAGCGACACAAGCGGCGATTACCGGCGCTTGCTGCTGGCTATTGTTGGTCAATAG
- the EIF3F gene encoding eukaryotic translation initiation factor 3 subunit F produces MAATAPVPAPAPAPPAAAPAQSPTAAPATPAPNTTPAAAPPPPAAPVPPPPAAPLSAALSGPFPGGRVVRLHPVVLASIVDSFERRNEGAARVIGTLLGTVDKHSVEVTNCFSVPHNESEDEVAVDMEFAKNMYELHKKVSPSEIILGWYATGHDITEHSVLIHEYYSREAHNPIHLTVDTSLQNSRMSIKAYVSAPMGVPGKTMGVMFTPLTVKYVYYDTERIGVDLIMKTCFSPNRVIGLSSDLQQVGSASARIQDTLTMVLQYAEDVLSGKVAADNTVGRFLMDLINQVPKISPEDFETMLNSNINDLLMVTYLANLTQSQIALNEKLLSL; encoded by the exons ATGGCGGCGACGGCGCCtgttcctgctccagctccGGCTCCtcccgcggccgccccggcgcAGAGCCCGACAGCGGCGCCCGCCACACCGGCGCCAAACACCACCCCCGCCGCtgcgccgcccccgcccgctgccccggtgccgccgccgccggccgcgccgcTGTCGGCCGCGCTGTCGGGCCCGTTCCCGGGCGGCCGCGTGGTGCGGCTGCACCCGGTGGTGCTGGCCTCCATCGTGGACAGCTTCGAGCGGCGCAACGAGGGCGCGGCGCGGGTCATCGGGACGCTGCTGG GCACCGTGGACAAGCACTCGGTGGAGGTCACCAACTGCTTCTCCGTCCCTCACAACGAGTCTGAGGATGAG GTGGCGGTAGATATGGAGTTTGCCAAAAACATGTACGAGCTGCACAAGAAGGTGTCTCCTAGCGAGATCATCTTGGGCTG GTATGCAACAGGTCACGACATCACGGAACACTCTGTCCTGATCCATGAGTATTACAGCCGGGAAGCACACAATCCAATCCACCTCACTGTGGACACAAGTCTCCAGAATTCACGCATGAGCATTAAAGCCTACGTCAG TGCCCCAATGGGAGTCCCTGGTAAAACTATGGGCGTGATGTTCACACCTCTAACAGTGAAATATGTTTATTATGATACAGAGCGGATAGGAG tggaTCTTATCATGAAGACTTGTTTTAGCCCTAATCGAGTGATCGGTTTGTCCAGTGACTTGCAGCAGGTGGGGTCAGCATCAGCCCGGATTCAGGATACCCTGACCATGGTGCTGCAGTATGCAGAGGATGTATTG TCTGGCAAAGTGGCTGCTGACAACACTGTTGGGCGTTTCCTGATGGACCTTATTAACCAGGTGCCAAAGATCTCACCAGAGGACTTTGAGACAATGTTGAACAGCAATATCAAT gACCTACTGATGGTGACCTACTTGGCAAACCTCACACAGTCACAGATTGCTCTCAACGAAAAACTTCTGAGTTTATAA